Proteins from a genomic interval of Toxoplasma gondii ME49 chromosome Ia, whole genome shotgun sequence:
- a CDS encoding hypothetical protein (encoded by transcript TGME49_293430~Predicted trans-membrane domain (TMHMM2.0):94-117:126-149:155-178:354-377), with product MPATLEEQAVVAPPGDQTAMSSLPFEDTAAGRQGDSVVKGAKDDTSKQPTAVAYATEDPPLPSEVKILRQQPVEANETTVERGSQVAREKLEKRAAGANCMIFLVVVWLVCTGVLLIFAFSPVNADLGITSMLLGVFIGIIGILSVSAKSKTGVQLYLVLGTVLLLLTVALWGYYIYILFRAARAAADIAADRASHWVSDTPPELLPDRYGSGAAELTSIEAVARQGGLLPDVPLDETVEPCRKGFEEYGANYFKSATSVFLGLSTRGQMCNYSHYDILDFKKWPVSCWRTCGFDHLAVDRVLDNTRLDDQKVMADFLAHLESLSPQETSACVLYSVRTACVAENTAYHYILLAVIAFLIFWTCCACMCCIPASLCVAGKYLSELKSYQKDKEAVERHTPPGADQIELAGA from the coding sequence ATGCCGGCGACTTTAGAGGAGCAGGCCGTAGTGGCTCCTCCAGGTGACCAGACGGCCATGTCGAGCTTGCCGTTTGAAGACACAGCAGCTGGTCGTCAAGGAGATAGCGTTGTAAAGGGTGCGAAAGACGACACCTCGAAACAACCAACCGCTGTGGCATACGCGACTGAAGATCCACCTTTGCCTTCCGAGGTGAAGATTCTCCGCCAACAGCCGGTTGAAGCGAACGAAACAACAGTCGAGCGAGGGTCCCAAGTCGCGCGCGAAAAGCTGGAAAAACGCGCAGCTGGTGCCAACTGCATGATTTTTCTTGTGGTTGTGTGGCTTGTGTGTACGGGGGTTCTTTTGATTTTTGCTTTCTCGCCCGTGAATGCTGACCTCGGTATCACCTCCATGTTGCTCGGCGTATTTATCGGAATCATCGGGATACTGTCAGTGTCAGCGAAGAGCAAGACAGGCGTGCAATTATATCTGGTTCTGGGCACTGTGCTTTTATTATTAACAGTTGCACTCTGGGGATATTACATTTACATTCTTTTTCGCGCAGCCCGAGCAGCAGCTGATATAGCAGCGGACCGTGCATCTCACTGGGTCTCGGATACACCGCCCGAATTACTCCCTGATCGATATGGATCAGGAGCAGCGGAACTCACCTCGATTGAGGCAGTTGCAAGGCAAGGAGGATTGCTACCCGATGTGCCTCTGGACGAAACAGTCGAACCGTGTCGGAAAGGATTTGAAGAGTACGGCGCCAATTATTTCAAAAGTGCGACATCTGTTTTCCTAGGCCTGTCTACCCGTGGACAGATGTGCAACTACTCTCACTACGATATCCTTGATTTCAAGAAATGGCCTGTCAGTTGCTGGCGGACTTGTGGCTTCGACCACTTGGCAGTCGATCGTGTACTCGACAACACTCGTCTGGATGATCAGAAGGTGATGGCAGACTTCTTGGCCCACTTAGAGTCCCTGTCACCCCAAGAAACATCTGCTTGTGTTCTGTATTCAGTTCGGACAGCCTGTGTGGCTGAGAACACGGCATACCATTATATTCTCCTTGCAGTCATTGCCTTCTTGATTTTCTGGACCTGCTGTGCCTGCATGTGTTGCATCCCTGCATCCTTATGTGTTGCTGGCAAGTATTTATCGGAGCTTAAAAGTTACCAGAAGGACAAGGAAGCGGTGGAGCGACACACACCGCCCGGGGCCGACCAGATCGAACTTGCCGGTGCTTGA
- a CDS encoding hypothetical protein (encoded by transcript TGME49_293440~Predicted trans-membrane domain (TMHMM2.0):196-219:223-246:252-275:479-502), which yields MAANPSTVEEAAITDKSPLVAKEETKQKPESSPAHESDPLIKQKEEVAPMVKQSEESQPMVKQNEESQPMVKQSDESQPMVKQSEESEPAVSQNGGPEPMTQKNEESEPVVKQNEEPEPAVGQNGESEQLGKDIEKAESMVKEKEESEPMVKENEEPQPTAAADKPAVNAQLLVDRGIAEERARQAMKDARSRIKKLSLMVSTVMIQFIFLGVVVFFCFAPMFSCLSMTFIGLGLISGTFGLLCVCCKSRIGTIFYLLLGIVCLLFLLVCWAFYAYMLYKATLTAIAAGQDKVNAWVEDTTGGLIPQGNGGIFDIGKHLDNLPLPGDIESLKDQLGKFTKSEENSGSLIGAKSKENGGSLIGGMATAALLKECKKGIEEEGSDYMDDVQSVFFALASYGQMCNYSHHKMLSFRKWEYNCKDVCAFNLLAVGHKLKPSDPADVQVITEWRQKVSGLPSHQQVACYADSISTACAVENTSYVYVILGLILLFLLCGCCSCLCCLPRTLKHTTGYVRALNRHHAAVKDIKAAQACEEANGP from the coding sequence ATGGCAGCCAACCCCAGTACCGTTGAGGAGGCGGCAATAACGGATAAATCTCCGTTAGTTGCAAAGGAAGAAACTAAACAGAAACCTGAAAGCTCACCCGCGCATGAATCTGACCCTTTGATtaagcagaaagaagaagttGCACCTATGGTGAAGCAAAGTGAAGAATCTCAACCGATGGTGAAGCAAAACGAAGAATCTCAACCTATGGTGAAGCAAAGCGACGAATCTCAACCTATGGTGAAGCAAAGTGAGGAATCGGAACCTGCGGTAAGCCAGAATGGAGGACCTGAACCAATGACCCAGAAGAATGAAGAATCTGAACCTGTGGTCAAGCAGAACGAAGAACCTGAACCTGCGGTCGGCCAGAATGGAGAATCTGAACAACTGGGCAAGGATATTGAAAAAGCGGAATCTATGGTtaaggagaaagaagaatcGGAACCTATGGTCAAGGAAAATGAAGAACCGCAACCTACGGCCGCCGCCGACAAACCTGCTGTGAATGCTCAGCTGCTGGTGGACCGCGGGATCGCCGAAGAGAGGGCCCGACAAGCTATGAAAGACGCACGAAGCAGAATCAAGAAACTCTCACTCATGGTCAGCACTGTTATGATACAGTTTATTTTTCTGGGTGTTGTGgtgtttttctgctttgcGCCGATGTTCAGCTGCCTGAGCATGACTTTTATCGGGCTGGGTTTAATCAGTGGCACATTCGGTCTGCTGTGTGTGTGCTGCAAAAGCCGAATCGGAACAATTTTTTACTTGCTCCTTGGCAttgtctgcctcctcttcctcctcgtttgCTGGGCATTTTACGCGTATATGCTCTACAAAGCAACGCTGACGGCGATTGCAGCTGGACAGGACAAAGTCAATGCTTGGGTGGAGGACACGACTGGTGGTCTGATCCCCCAGGGAAATGGGGGTATATTTGACATTGGCAAGCATTTGGATAACTTGCCTCTTCCTGGTGACATAGAAAGCCTCAAGGACCAGTTGGGAAAGTTTAccaaaagcgaagaaaacagtggCTCGCTGATTGGCGCcaaaagcaaagaaaacgGTGGCTCGCTGATTGGCGGCATGGCAACTGCAGCTTTGCTGAAGGAATGCAAGAAGGGTATAGAGGAGGAGGGGTCGGATTACATGGATGACGTCcagtctgttttcttcgcattGGCATCCTACGGCCAAATGTGCAACTACTCACACCACAAAATGTTGAGTTTCAGAAAGTGGGAGTATAATTGCAAGGACGTCTGCGCCTTCAATTTGTTGGCTGTCGGGCATAAGCTGAAACCGAGTGATCCCGCAGATGTGCAGGTCATTACAGAATGGCGACAGAAGGTTTCTGGTTTACCTTCACATCAGCAGGTTGCATGTTACGCTGATTCTATCAGTACTGCATGTGCAGTAGAAAACACGTCCTACGTGTACGTTATTCTTGGATTGATACTTCTGTTCTTGTTATGTGGATGCTGCAGCTGTTTatgctgccttcctcgcaCTCTGAAACATACGACAGGGTATGTGAGGGCTCTCAACAGGCACCATGCTGCTGTCAAGGACATCAAAGCAGCACAGGCGTGTGAAGAAGCTAATGGTCCGTAG